A region of Gemmatimonadota bacterium DNA encodes the following proteins:
- a CDS encoding peptidase M14 translates to MNRVHPRALSAVCLFAFGLICILIPGTVRAQDLPFAMEVRVPGVESYDPAIPRPESVIGHVVGETHTRSHLVADYYRAVADASDRVVVSRHGATYEGRHLYHAVVTSPANHGRLEEIRLANHRLSDAPGEVSDAMIETMPVVVHMGYGVHGNEASTSEAAMLVLYHLAAGNGPAVDDLLDRAVIIMDPNYNPDGRDRFVNWVNANRGRVATRDGQDREHAEPWPGGRTNHYWFDLNRDWLVAQHPSSQGRVGLFHHWRAQVLTDFHEMGSNATYFFQPGIPSRNNPNTPQRTFELTAALAEHHAEWLDRHGALYYSRETFDDFFYGKGSTFPDVNGAIGILFEQASSRALERMTNDGVLTYPFTIRNQFATSMSTLAGSLALRTELLAHQRDFYASALEMARRNPVKAYVLDLGETRTRTQALLQMLLRHRIRVYELARTVQADRVLPAGRTDRSTEGERTSESGGRSFRAGDSVIIPMDQPQTRLIKASMEQVTTFTDSLFYDVSAWTLPLAMGVPSGELHRYSDDLAGAEITEAAFDGGELIGGHGSYAYLMEWNRYFAPRALYRLQDAGLRPRLARQPYSVAVDGPDGPGGPGSTERTFDRGTIIIPVAQRDAASTVTAAQVRALIDRIVAEDHVIVHGTDTGLTPTGGDLGGPTSPVLVKPEIALLSGPGTRAYEVGETWHLLNERFGIPVSLVDADGFADLDLDRYTTVVMVMGSYDLDTEDVNRLMGWVREGGVLIAWKSAARWLIGKELIDEGLRSARPDTVAIPYELVSSTRGAQRIGGAIFAATLDTTHPLAFGYGDQVPLFRNHEIFFEPSATPGATVARYLSSPLLAGYISPKRHGELADSAALIARRHGAGAVVLFADNPNFRAFWYGTNGLFLNAVFFGGAF, encoded by the coding sequence ATGAACCGTGTCCACCCTCGCGCGTTGTCCGCAGTCTGCCTCTTTGCCTTCGGCCTGATCTGTATTCTCATCCCCGGAACCGTCCGGGCGCAGGACCTTCCGTTCGCCATGGAGGTCCGCGTGCCCGGTGTCGAATCCTACGACCCGGCCATCCCTCGTCCCGAATCGGTCATCGGCCACGTGGTGGGCGAAACGCACACGCGGTCCCACCTGGTGGCCGACTACTACCGGGCGGTGGCCGACGCCTCGGACCGTGTCGTGGTAAGCCGCCACGGCGCCACCTACGAGGGACGCCATCTGTACCACGCCGTGGTGACGTCGCCGGCCAACCATGGGCGCCTGGAAGAAATCCGGCTGGCCAACCACCGGCTGTCCGACGCGCCCGGCGAGGTCTCCGACGCCATGATCGAGACCATGCCCGTCGTCGTCCACATGGGTTACGGGGTGCACGGCAACGAGGCCAGCACCTCCGAGGCGGCCATGCTGGTGCTCTATCACCTGGCCGCGGGCAACGGACCGGCCGTGGACGACCTGCTGGACCGCGCCGTGATCATCATGGATCCCAACTACAACCCGGACGGGCGGGACCGTTTCGTCAACTGGGTCAACGCCAACCGTGGCCGGGTCGCCACGCGGGACGGCCAGGACCGGGAGCACGCGGAACCGTGGCCGGGCGGACGGACCAACCACTACTGGTTCGACCTGAACCGGGACTGGCTCGTGGCGCAGCACCCTTCATCGCAGGGCCGGGTGGGCCTGTTCCACCACTGGCGCGCCCAGGTGCTGACCGACTTCCACGAAATGGGCAGCAACGCCACCTATTTCTTCCAGCCCGGCATCCCGAGCCGGAACAACCCGAACACGCCGCAACGGACCTTCGAACTGACGGCGGCGCTCGCGGAGCACCACGCCGAGTGGCTCGACCGCCACGGTGCGCTGTACTACTCCCGGGAGACTTTCGACGACTTCTTCTACGGCAAGGGCTCCACCTTTCCGGACGTGAACGGCGCCATCGGCATCCTCTTCGAGCAGGCCTCGTCCCGGGCGCTGGAACGGATGACGAACGATGGGGTACTGACCTACCCCTTCACGATCCGCAACCAGTTCGCCACCTCCATGTCGACCCTGGCCGGCAGCCTGGCCCTGCGGACCGAGTTGCTCGCCCACCAGCGCGACTTCTACGCCTCGGCGCTCGAGATGGCGCGGCGCAACCCCGTCAAGGCCTATGTCCTCGATCTCGGCGAAACGCGGACGCGCACGCAGGCCCTCCTGCAGATGCTGCTGCGCCACCGCATCCGCGTCTACGAACTCGCGCGGACCGTGCAGGCCGATCGGGTCTTGCCGGCCGGACGGACCGACCGGAGCACGGAGGGCGAGCGCACCTCGGAGTCCGGCGGACGGTCCTTCCGCGCGGGCGATTCGGTCATCATCCCCATGGACCAGCCGCAGACGCGATTGATCAAGGCCTCGATGGAACAGGTCACGACCTTCACGGACTCCCTGTTCTACGACGTCTCGGCCTGGACCCTGCCCCTGGCCATGGGCGTTCCGAGCGGTGAACTGCACAGGTACTCCGACGACCTGGCCGGCGCGGAGATCACCGAAGCCGCCTTCGACGGCGGTGAGCTGATCGGCGGCCACGGGTCCTATGCATACCTGATGGAATGGAACCGCTACTTCGCGCCGCGCGCGCTCTACCGGCTCCAGGACGCGGGCCTCCGGCCCCGGCTGGCCAGGCAGCCCTATTCGGTGGCCGTGGACGGGCCGGACGGGCCGGGCGGCCCCGGCAGTACAGAACGAACCTTCGACCGGGGCACGATCATCATCCCCGTCGCCCAGCGCGACGCCGCGTCCACCGTAACCGCCGCGCAGGTGCGGGCGTTGATAGACCGGATCGTGGCGGAAGACCACGTCATCGTCCACGGCACGGATACGGGCCTGACGCCCACGGGCGGCGACCTGGGCGGCCCGACCTCCCCGGTGCTGGTCAAACCGGAGATCGCGCTGCTTTCGGGTCCCGGTACCCGGGCCTACGAGGTCGGCGAGACCTGGCACCTGCTGAACGAGCGGTTCGGCATTCCTGTTTCCCTGGTCGACGCCGACGGATTCGCCGACCTGGACCTGGACCGTTACACGACCGTGGTCATGGTCATGGGCAGCTACGACCTGGATACAGAAGACGTGAACCGGCTCATGGGATGGGTGCGGGAGGGCGGCGTCCTTATCGCCTGGAAGAGCGCCGCCCGGTGGCTCATCGGCAAGGAACTGATCGACGAGGGCCTGAGATCCGCCCGGCCCGATACCGTAGCGATCCCCTATGAACTGGTATCGTCCACGCGGGGGGCACAGCGGATCGGCGGCGCCATATTCGCGGCCACGCTCGACACCACCCACCCGCTGGCCTTCGGTTACGGCGACCAGGTACCGCTCTTCCGCAACCACGAGATCTTCTTCGAACCTTCCGCCACGCCCGGGGCCACGGTGGCCCGGTACCTGTCGTCTCCGCTGCTGGCCGGCTACATCTCGCCGAAGCGTCACGGCGAACTGGCGGATTCCGCCGCGTTGATCGCCCGGAGGCACGGCGCCGGCGCCGTCGTGCTTTTCGCCGACAATCCAAATTTCCGGGCCTTCTGGTACGGTACAAACGGCCTGTTCCTGAATGCTGTCTTCTTCGGCGGTGCGTTCTAG
- the ppk2 gene encoding polyphosphate kinase 2, with the protein MDENQPAAPGTKKKKKKLSQKHYEKELARLQVELSKLQEWVVDHGLKVVVIFEGRDAAGKGGTISRIIARLNPRVCRVAALAKPTDREQSQWYFQRYVAHLPSAGEIVLFDRSWYNRAGVDRVMGFCTEEEYREFLRSCPEFERMLVRSDIHVIKYWFSVSAKEQARRFKNRIKDPLKSWKFSDMDLQSYMKWDEYSHAKDEMMNYTDIKQAPWYVVPSDSKRRARLNCITHLLSLFPYDKDPPTSKIDLPDRDTDSGYVRPPMDDQRFIPEVY; encoded by the coding sequence ATCGACGAAAACCAACCTGCGGCCCCCGGGACGAAAAAGAAAAAGAAAAAGCTGAGCCAGAAACACTACGAGAAGGAACTGGCCCGGCTGCAGGTCGAGTTGTCCAAGCTCCAGGAATGGGTGGTCGACCATGGCCTGAAGGTGGTGGTCATCTTCGAGGGCCGCGACGCGGCCGGCAAGGGCGGTACCATCTCCCGCATCATTGCGCGGCTCAATCCCCGCGTCTGTCGCGTGGCCGCCCTGGCCAAGCCGACGGACCGGGAACAGTCGCAGTGGTACTTTCAGCGGTACGTCGCGCACCTGCCTTCGGCCGGCGAGATCGTCCTCTTCGACCGGAGCTGGTACAACCGGGCGGGCGTCGACCGGGTAATGGGGTTCTGCACGGAGGAGGAGTACCGCGAGTTCCTGCGGTCCTGCCCCGAGTTCGAGCGCATGCTCGTCCGCTCCGACATCCACGTGATCAAGTACTGGTTCTCAGTGAGCGCGAAGGAGCAGGCACGGCGGTTCAAGAACCGGATCAAGGATCCCCTTAAAAGCTGGAAGTTCAGCGATATGGACCTGCAGTCCTACATGAAGTGGGACGAGTATTCGCACGCCAAGGACGAGATGATGAACTACACCGACATCAAGCAGGCACCGTGGTACGTCGTGCCGTCGGACAGCAAGCGCCGCGCGCGCCTGAACTGCATCACCCACCTGCTCAGCCTCTTCCCCTACGACAAGGATCCCCCTACGTCGAAAATCGATCTGCCGGACCGCGATACCGACTCCGGTTACGTCCGCCCTCCCATGGACGACCAGCGGTTCATCCCCGAAGTGTACTGA